The following proteins come from a genomic window of Gottfriedia acidiceleris:
- a CDS encoding amino acid permease: MKKSTTNYKIENEQEKGLKRELKTNQLTMIAMGCAIGTGLFLGSGLAIKTAGPSVLLSYAVGAFIVLLLMGCLAEMTVAHPTSGSFGTIAEKYIHPMAGYLVRYSYWVAQVLAVGVEVSAIAVYMKFWFPTVPGIVWITFFAAVLIYINATSVNTFATFEYWFSMIKVSAIVGFILLGSYVLFGSSNHGNISVENLTNDGGFMPFGWWGMWVAVFISLFSFLGTEMIAVTAGEAKEPDIAVPKALKATVFRLSIFYVLTIAIMLIIVPWKSAGVDESPFVKVMEIVNIPFASGLMNFIILTAALSAMNSQLYASTRMVYSLSKTNHAPNILGKVSKKGVPVNALAVSTIGIVVAGIVNAVLPDSSYAFMMGISMFGAMFTWMTIFVSHLFFRRKWEKAGGRKLPVKMIGFPYFTILGAILLLGLTITSWFTGFKIMLQFGIPWLIVLSVAYFFINKNKGQKIQRNEAVFKQKVDKF; the protein is encoded by the coding sequence ATGAAGAAATCCACAACTAATTATAAAATTGAAAACGAGCAAGAAAAAGGTTTAAAAAGGGAGTTGAAAACTAATCAACTAACGATGATTGCAATGGGATGTGCGATTGGGACGGGGTTATTCCTTGGAAGCGGACTAGCAATAAAAACTGCCGGTCCAAGCGTATTACTTAGTTATGCAGTAGGTGCATTTATCGTTTTACTGCTCATGGGGTGCTTAGCTGAAATGACTGTTGCACATCCTACTAGCGGTTCATTTGGAACAATTGCTGAAAAATATATACATCCTATGGCGGGATATCTTGTTCGCTACTCATATTGGGTGGCACAAGTACTTGCTGTTGGAGTAGAGGTAAGTGCAATTGCAGTCTATATGAAATTTTGGTTTCCAACTGTACCTGGAATCGTTTGGATCACCTTTTTTGCTGCAGTATTAATCTATATAAATGCAACAAGTGTTAATACATTTGCAACATTTGAGTATTGGTTTTCAATGATTAAAGTAAGCGCGATTGTTGGATTTATCCTACTTGGATCGTATGTCTTGTTTGGTTCATCTAACCATGGAAATATAAGTGTAGAGAACTTAACAAATGATGGAGGATTTATGCCATTTGGCTGGTGGGGCATGTGGGTAGCCGTCTTTATATCATTATTTAGTTTTCTAGGAACCGAAATGATAGCGGTTACAGCCGGTGAAGCGAAAGAACCTGATATTGCTGTTCCGAAAGCTCTTAAAGCAACAGTTTTTCGTTTATCAATTTTTTATGTATTAACAATTGCAATCATGCTCATCATCGTTCCATGGAAATCAGCAGGGGTTGATGAAAGTCCGTTCGTAAAGGTGATGGAAATAGTAAATATCCCTTTTGCATCAGGACTTATGAACTTTATTATTTTAACGGCAGCTTTGTCAGCGATGAATAGCCAATTATATGCTTCAACCCGTATGGTATATTCACTTTCAAAAACTAATCATGCGCCAAATATTTTAGGAAAAGTAAGTAAAAAAGGTGTTCCGGTAAATGCTCTTGCAGTTTCAACTATTGGTATTGTAGTTGCTGGAATCGTAAATGCAGTATTACCAGATTCCTCATATGCATTTATGATGGGTATTTCAATGTTTGGTGCTATGTTTACTTGGATGACAATCTTTGTTTCGCATCTATTTTTTAGAAGGAAGTGGGAAAAAGCAGGCGGTCGAAAATTACCGGTAAAAATGATCGGTTTCCCATACTTCACAATTTTAGGAGCAATTTTATTGTTGGGTTTAACGATTACTTCTTGGTTTACTGGCTTTAAGATTATGCTTCAATTCGGTATACCTTGGTTAATTGTATTATCTGTGGCTTACTTTTTTATAAATAAAAATAAGGGTCAGAAAATTCAACGTAACGAAGCAGTTTTTAAGCAGAAAGTAGATAAATTTTAG
- the kynU gene encoding kynureninase produces the protein MNTKVTEITLEYAQKMDSLDSLRQYRDEFYLNPESIYMDGNSLGLLSKRAERTLLESLEDWKNYGIDGWTNGNHPWFFMAEKLGEKLAPLVGASSEEVIVTGSTTVNLHQLVATFFQPDGNRKKILADELTFPSDIYALQSQLRIHGLDPELDLICVKSKDGRYLEEEDIINAMTEEIALIILPTVLYRSGQILDMKRLTEEAHKRGILIGFDGCHSVGSIPHSFSEWDVDFAYWCNYKHLNGGPGGVGGLFVNRKHFGTLPGLAGWFGSRKDKQFDMEHTLTPAETVGAFQIGTPHVLSCAPLIGSLEIFTEAGIDAIREKSLRINQFLMDCIEKELADMGFFIGSPREDARRGGHVSLEHEEAARICKSLKENGIIPDFRAPNIIRLAPVALYTSYEEVWEVVQTLKKIMTEKQYEKFKNEREVVA, from the coding sequence ATGAATACGAAAGTTACAGAAATAACATTAGAATACGCCCAAAAAATGGACAGTCTTGATTCACTGAGACAGTATAGAGATGAGTTTTACTTAAATCCTGAATCAATCTATATGGATGGTAATTCATTAGGTCTACTTTCAAAAAGAGCTGAACGTACATTACTAGAATCATTGGAAGATTGGAAGAACTATGGAATAGATGGTTGGACAAATGGAAATCATCCTTGGTTTTTCATGGCTGAAAAATTAGGAGAAAAATTAGCTCCTTTAGTTGGTGCTTCATCTGAGGAAGTAATTGTAACCGGTTCCACGACGGTCAATTTACATCAATTAGTAGCTACTTTTTTCCAACCGGATGGGAATAGAAAAAAGATATTAGCTGATGAGCTTACATTCCCATCAGATATATATGCCCTTCAAAGTCAACTACGTATTCATGGATTAGATCCTGAACTAGATCTAATTTGCGTAAAAAGTAAGGATGGACGCTATTTAGAAGAGGAAGACATTATTAATGCAATGACGGAAGAAATTGCCTTGATAATTTTACCAACAGTTTTATACCGCAGTGGTCAAATTTTAGATATGAAGCGCTTAACTGAAGAAGCTCATAAACGAGGAATTTTAATCGGTTTTGATGGTTGCCATTCAGTTGGATCAATTCCACATTCTTTTAGTGAGTGGGATGTTGATTTTGCTTATTGGTGTAATTATAAGCACTTAAATGGTGGACCAGGTGGTGTAGGTGGATTATTTGTTAATCGTAAACATTTTGGTACATTGCCAGGACTTGCAGGTTGGTTTGGTTCTAGAAAAGATAAGCAATTTGATATGGAACACACGCTAACTCCTGCGGAAACTGTTGGAGCTTTTCAAATCGGGACTCCACATGTATTAAGTTGTGCACCATTAATCGGATCCTTGGAGATTTTTACAGAAGCTGGAATTGATGCGATTCGAGAAAAATCACTTCGAATAAATCAATTTTTAATGGATTGTATTGAAAAAGAATTAGCAGACATGGGATTCTTCATTGGATCTCCTAGAGAGGATGCACGACGAGGAGGACATGTAAGTCTAGAGCATGAAGAAGCAGCACGTATTTGTAAGTCATTGAAAGAAAATGGTATTATTCCTGACTTTAGGGCACCAAATATTATTCGTCTGGCTCCAGTGGCACTTTACACTTCTTACGAGGAAGTTTGGGAAGTTGTTCAAACACTTAAGAAAATAATGACTGAAAAACAATATGAAAAATTTAAAAATGAACGTGAGGTGGTAGCGTAA
- a CDS encoding TetR/AcrR family transcriptional regulator: MSNDKVETKRQLRSLMTRQKLLEAAKEVFLEEGFQKATITQMIKKADIGYGTAYVHFKGKEEILIVLMENVMERFYEIAETHFFPETKESAESIIYKQATSFLKMAEDERNMMQIFEQAIGVSEIISDKWKTIREKFIDRISIDVKYAQETGLARKELNHELVARAWFFTNEMYLWEIVRKEQHYTIEEIAKTITSLYTTGLY, from the coding sequence ATGAGTAATGACAAAGTAGAAACTAAGCGTCAATTACGTTCATTAATGACAAGACAAAAACTTCTAGAAGCTGCTAAAGAAGTATTTCTTGAAGAAGGATTTCAAAAGGCGACTATAACACAAATGATAAAAAAAGCTGATATTGGCTACGGAACAGCTTATGTACACTTTAAAGGTAAAGAAGAGATTTTAATTGTGTTAATGGAAAATGTAATGGAAAGATTTTATGAAATTGCCGAAACTCACTTTTTTCCTGAAACGAAAGAATCCGCTGAATCGATTATTTATAAACAAGCTACTTCTTTTCTAAAAATGGCAGAAGATGAGCGCAATATGATGCAAATTTTTGAACAAGCTATCGGAGTATCTGAAATCATCTCAGACAAATGGAAAACGATTCGTGAAAAGTTTATTGATCGCATCTCGATTGATGTTAAATATGCACAAGAAACAGGTTTAGCAAGAAAAGAACTAAATCACGAACTAGTCGCGCGTGCTTGGTTTTTTACAAATGAGATGTACTTATGGGAAATCGTTCGAAAAGAACAGCATTATACCATTGAAGAAATTGCAAAAACAATCACTTCACTTTATACAACTGGTCTTTATTAA
- a CDS encoding class I adenylate-forming enzyme family protein: protein MSFGNVLSLNAQRHPDKLALVYQDRTYTYKEFNKMVNRFAWGLQKLGLKKGEKLALMMANSDLFVISYCAAVKVGAVVVPINFRLVSREVEYILKQSDSVFVVCDSELEKVVLDASKSSSKVRNIITAPLASSPNCLSFYDVLTSIDEDPQVEISGDDDFHLLYTSGTTGQPKGALFDYKRIEKLINGLSAVMGQSCQDRLLHVAPLFHCAQLVIFLLPGLYLGMTNIIQRDFNPLNVLKDIEKYKITLFFGVPTMYNYLQQVPSVDQYDLSSIKRCAYGAAPMPTEILMKSMKLFNTNQFFSLCGLTEGGPTGFYLSPEDHEHYLGKTGKTPLLYTIIKVVNKQNEEVLPGEVGELILKGETIMKEYYKKPKETAETIKDGWLYTGDLAVVDEEGYITLVDRSKDMLISGGENIYSVEIENVLYEHTAILEAAVIGTPDAKWGEAVTAIMVLKPNHRTSLEEIQAFCRERMAGYKIPRVVEFIDQLPRNASGKVQKFILREMYCSTNSK from the coding sequence ATGAGTTTTGGAAATGTATTATCGTTAAACGCACAAAGGCACCCAGATAAATTAGCATTAGTCTATCAAGACCGTACATACACATACAAGGAATTTAATAAGATGGTTAATCGTTTTGCATGGGGATTACAGAAACTAGGTTTAAAGAAAGGTGAAAAACTAGCTCTTATGATGGCAAACTCTGACTTATTTGTGATTAGTTATTGTGCTGCTGTAAAAGTAGGAGCTGTTGTTGTTCCAATTAACTTCCGGCTTGTTTCTCGAGAGGTTGAATATATTTTAAAACAGTCGGATAGTGTTTTTGTTGTTTGTGATTCAGAACTAGAAAAAGTCGTTTTAGATGCTTCAAAGTCCTCATCGAAAGTAAGAAATATCATTACTGCTCCTTTAGCTTCATCACCGAATTGTTTAAGCTTCTATGATGTGTTGACTTCAATTGACGAAGATCCCCAAGTAGAGATTTCAGGAGACGATGATTTTCATTTGCTATATACTTCAGGTACGACTGGACAACCAAAAGGTGCGCTTTTCGATTATAAACGAATTGAAAAGCTCATAAATGGATTGAGTGCGGTAATGGGACAAAGCTGTCAGGATCGGCTTTTACATGTTGCTCCATTATTCCATTGTGCTCAGCTCGTAATCTTTCTATTACCAGGTTTATATTTAGGTATGACAAATATAATTCAGCGAGATTTTAATCCGTTAAATGTTTTAAAGGATATCGAAAAATATAAAATTACTTTATTTTTTGGTGTTCCTACAATGTATAACTATTTACAGCAAGTTCCAAGTGTTGACCAATATGATCTTTCTTCAATAAAAAGATGTGCATACGGCGCAGCGCCTATGCCCACTGAAATCTTAATGAAAAGCATGAAATTATTTAATACAAATCAGTTTTTCAGTTTATGCGGTTTAACAGAAGGGGGACCTACAGGGTTTTATCTTTCTCCAGAAGATCATGAGCACTATTTAGGAAAAACAGGAAAAACACCTTTACTCTATACAATTATTAAAGTAGTTAATAAGCAAAATGAAGAAGTTTTACCTGGTGAAGTTGGTGAATTGATCTTAAAAGGTGAAACAATCATGAAGGAATATTATAAAAAACCGAAAGAAACAGCAGAAACGATTAAAGACGGTTGGCTCTATACAGGAGATTTAGCAGTAGTAGATGAAGAGGGATATATAACGTTAGTTGACCGTAGTAAGGATATGCTAATTTCTGGTGGAGAAAATATTTATTCAGTTGAAATTGAAAACGTTCTATATGAGCATACTGCTATTTTAGAAGCAGCAGTGATCGGTACGCCTGATGCTAAATGGGGGGAGGCCGTAACGGCGATTATGGTATTAAAACCAAATCATCGTACATCTCTTGAAGAGATTCAAGCTTTTTGCCGTGAAAGAATGGCAGGGTATAAGATTCCTAGAGTTGTTGAATTTATCGATCAACTTCCTCGAAACGCATCTGGGAAAGTTCAGAAGTTTATCTTACGAGAAATGTATTGTAGCACAAATTCAAAATAG
- the speB gene encoding agmatinase, which translates to MKYPLSPDVKPEFCTTGTFMRLPSARENAKLAIVGMPFDTAASFRVGARFAPQAIRQASMTLFPYHPIHKVYPFDDSNAIDIGDVSVIPHNIHRSYKLMEDAMFELMDRNMIPIGLGGDHSITLANLRAAAKKYGPVAMIHFDSHTDTWDTYYDEKYWHGSPFIRAHEEGLLIPNKVFQLGIRGTLNHPGDIDASHELGYNVMTTPEMYERGFEGILTEMKQVIGDTPCFLTFDIDFVDPSCAPGTGTLEVGGYNSMETLKMIRSLTGFNFIGFDIVEVLPSYDPTQITSLLAATLVHEFASLATLQINKENSK; encoded by the coding sequence GTGAAATATCCACTTTCCCCTGATGTAAAACCTGAGTTTTGTACAACTGGAACGTTTATGAGATTACCATCTGCAAGAGAAAATGCGAAATTAGCAATCGTTGGCATGCCTTTTGATACTGCTGCCTCATTTCGTGTTGGTGCACGATTTGCTCCTCAAGCAATCCGCCAAGCTTCTATGACTTTATTTCCTTATCATCCAATTCATAAGGTATATCCATTTGACGACAGCAATGCCATCGATATTGGAGATGTATCAGTTATTCCTCATAATATTCATCGAAGCTATAAACTAATGGAAGACGCAATGTTTGAATTAATGGATCGTAATATGATCCCAATTGGTTTAGGGGGTGACCACTCCATTACTTTAGCAAACCTACGAGCTGCAGCTAAAAAATATGGCCCGGTTGCGATGATTCACTTTGATTCGCATACTGACACTTGGGATACATATTACGATGAAAAATATTGGCATGGTTCACCTTTTATCCGAGCTCACGAAGAAGGACTTCTAATTCCAAACAAAGTCTTCCAATTAGGGATTCGAGGCACATTGAATCATCCAGGAGACATAGATGCTAGCCATGAGCTTGGGTACAATGTTATGACTACTCCGGAAATGTATGAACGTGGTTTTGAAGGTATTTTAACCGAAATGAAACAGGTAATTGGTGATACACCATGTTTCCTAACTTTTGATATTGATTTTGTCGATCCTTCTTGTGCTCCAGGAACTGGAACTCTTGAAGTAGGTGGATACAATAGTATGGAAACTTTAAAAATGATCCGCTCATTAACTGGATTCAATTTTATTGGCTTTGACATCGTTGAAGTACTTCCATCATATGACCCAACTCAAATCACATCGCTTTTAGCTGCAACTCTTGTACATGAATTTGCAAGTTTAGCTACATTGCAAATTAATAAAGAAAACTCAAAATAA
- a CDS encoding TetR/AcrR family transcriptional regulator, whose amino-acid sequence MTKDKIIAAALALFSKNGYEGTSLTEIAKAVGIQKPSIYNHFKSKEEIFLTIYENILWLHVKKVDELMGEISERSAKEQLYQILNVTFEYYIEFEEQSTFVNRAVFFSPEPLKEQLHTQFMESEEAMSTILRSVIDKGIKNGEIRAGNVEDFVMSYYCLIDGIFIELSYYGAEKMKPRISNIWRNFWYGFKNE is encoded by the coding sequence ATGACTAAGGATAAGATTATTGCAGCAGCACTTGCCCTGTTTTCCAAAAATGGCTATGAAGGCACAAGTTTAACTGAAATCGCAAAAGCAGTTGGAATTCAGAAACCGTCAATATATAACCATTTTAAAAGTAAGGAGGAAATCTTTCTTACTATTTATGAAAATATTTTATGGCTTCATGTGAAAAAAGTAGACGAACTAATGGGAGAAATAAGCGAACGATCTGCAAAGGAACAACTTTACCAAATTCTAAACGTAACATTTGAATATTATATTGAGTTCGAGGAACAATCTACTTTCGTGAACCGCGCTGTCTTTTTTTCTCCTGAACCATTAAAGGAGCAATTACATACACAGTTCATGGAATCTGAAGAAGCCATGTCGACTATTTTAAGATCAGTGATCGATAAAGGGATTAAAAATGGTGAAATTCGAGCAGGAAATGTAGAAGATTTTGTTATGTCATATTATTGTCTAATTGATGGCATCTTCATTGAACTGTCCTATTATGGAGCTGAAAAGATGAAGCCAAGGATTTCAAATATATGGAGGAACTTTTGGTACGGTTTTAAAAATGAATAA
- a CDS encoding spore coat protein, whose product MLQDKDMVNDYLAGLNASLAAYAGFINESNNNELRQTLIQLRNQDEARQRTLYNYALQKGFYKPAAPASDEIVQQFKSELTSNQ is encoded by the coding sequence ATGCTTCAAGATAAAGATATGGTCAATGATTACTTAGCAGGGCTTAACGCTAGTTTAGCAGCTTACGCTGGATTCATTAATGAGTCAAATAATAACGAATTAAGACAAACTTTAATCCAATTACGCAATCAAGATGAAGCACGTCAGCGTACATTGTACAATTATGCACTTCAAAAAGGATTTTACAAACCGGCAGCACCTGCATCAGATGAGATCGTACAGCAATTCAAATCTGAATTGACTTCAAATCAGTAA
- a CDS encoding amino acid permease: protein MQNTNRKNDFTIQSNAPKKEQLERKLKTRHLTMIAMGGTIGTGLFLASGATIHDAGPGGALVAYLIAGIMVYFLMTSLAEMATLIPISGSFSTYTSRFVDPALGFAVGWNYWYNNAIILALELSASALIMKYWFPHTPGIVWSSIFLVLIFGLNVLSVKGYGESEFWFSIIKVATIIIFIVVGLLMIFGIMSGHTGGFDNFTKGEAPFKGGFLSIFSVFMIVGFAFQGTEMVGVTAGESENPEKNIPKAIKQIFWRILLFYVLAIFVIGCLISYTDPNLLGGDVDSIAISPFTLVFKHAGLAFAAAAMNTVILTSVLSAGNSSLYVGSRVLWVLAEEGKAPKFLKRVNKGGVPVSALIATTLIGALCFLTSLFGDGTVYSWLLNAAGLAGYISWLGISVTHYRFRKAYIAQGRKLKDLPYLAKWFPLGPILATVLCLVAMLGTNYGAFTGEKIDWYGIAVSYIGLPLFILGYLGYKVVMKTKKVKLEEADFSSEL, encoded by the coding sequence ATGCAAAATACAAACCGTAAAAATGATTTCACTATTCAAAGTAACGCGCCTAAAAAAGAGCAATTAGAAAGAAAACTAAAAACGAGACATTTAACAATGATCGCTATGGGTGGTACAATTGGTACTGGTCTATTTTTGGCGAGTGGAGCAACTATACATGATGCAGGACCAGGTGGAGCTCTTGTTGCTTATTTAATTGCTGGTATCATGGTTTATTTCCTAATGACTAGCTTAGCTGAAATGGCAACTTTAATTCCGATTTCGGGTTCATTTAGCACATATACTTCAAGATTTGTCGATCCAGCCCTTGGTTTCGCTGTTGGTTGGAATTATTGGTATAACAATGCAATCATCCTTGCATTAGAATTATCGGCTTCGGCTTTAATTATGAAATATTGGTTCCCACATACTCCAGGGATCGTATGGAGTTCTATATTCCTTGTTTTAATTTTTGGGTTAAATGTACTATCCGTAAAGGGATATGGAGAATCTGAGTTTTGGTTTTCAATTATTAAAGTAGCTACAATCATTATTTTTATTGTAGTTGGATTATTAATGATTTTCGGTATTATGAGTGGTCATACAGGTGGATTTGATAATTTCACAAAAGGAGAAGCACCATTTAAAGGTGGTTTCTTATCGATTTTTAGTGTATTTATGATTGTAGGTTTTGCTTTCCAAGGAACCGAAATGGTCGGAGTAACTGCAGGGGAAAGTGAAAATCCTGAAAAGAATATTCCAAAAGCAATCAAGCAAATTTTTTGGCGTATTTTATTATTCTACGTATTAGCGATTTTCGTTATCGGCTGTTTAATCAGCTATACAGATCCAAACTTATTGGGTGGAGACGTTGATAGTATTGCGATCAGTCCATTTACTTTAGTATTTAAACATGCAGGACTTGCTTTTGCAGCTGCTGCAATGAATACAGTTATATTAACTTCAGTTTTATCAGCGGGTAATTCAAGCTTATACGTTGGTTCTCGTGTATTATGGGTATTAGCTGAAGAAGGAAAAGCACCAAAGTTCTTAAAAAGAGTTAATAAAGGTGGAGTTCCAGTAAGTGCATTAATTGCGACGACTCTAATTGGTGCCCTTTGCTTTTTAACTTCATTATTTGGTGATGGTACAGTATACTCTTGGTTACTAAATGCAGCAGGACTAGCTGGTTATATTTCTTGGTTAGGCATTTCAGTTACACATTACCGCTTCCGTAAAGCGTATATCGCGCAAGGAAGAAAATTAAAGGATCTACCTTATTTAGCAAAGTGGTTCCCATTAGGTCCGATTTTAGCAACGGTTTTATGTTTAGTTGCAATGCTTGGAACGAATTATGGAGCATTTACTGGAGAAAAAATTGACTGGTATGGTATTGCAGTTTCTTATATTGGACTACCATTATTTATTCTTGGATACCTTGGCTATAAAGTAGTGATGAAAACGAAGAAGGTTAAATTAGAAGAAGCTGATTTCAGCAGTGAGTTATAG
- a CDS encoding alkyl/aryl-sulfatase produces the protein MFETKGLSFFLILSYLFTTTFSQNVSSQAMPPTLDTVKKNEKIYRELNFNDKQDFNDANKGFIAPLMEDQIKNSKGAVIWDRNQYSIMNEGTSPLTVNPSLWRQAQLLNTPALYKVVDGVYQIRGQDVSIMTIVEGKTGLIILDALSTIETAKAAMELYYANRPKKLVSAVAISHSHADHFGGVKGVIQYASNPEKVPIIAPLNFSKEVVSENILLGNIMSRRAGYMFGNLLPVNKKGYVTNGIGPRISTGTISFLPPTVEIKDKVQMMEIDGVKFKFLLTLNTEAPSEMHYYINDYKTLVVAENTGHTMHNFYTLRGAKTRDASEWVKALDDTIKLFGKEEIDTLITAHSWPLWGKSRVIEHLTKQRDLYKYIHDQTIRLANQGYTADEIAEQIKLPSSLDKYWANRGYYGDLKQNAKAVYNYYLGYFNGNPSDLDPLPQVETGTKYVQYMGGEKKVLKLAKLDFEKGEYRFVAQVLKNVAMANPNNKEAKILLAKSYEQLGYRAESAAWRNVYLTGAQELRKGIRKTDDSQTFSTVDQQSILNMSVKDFFDYLSITLNGPKAENKRFTFNVNFTDLKTNYTFDIKDAVLNYSDGLTAPSPDATLIVDKVTFYLIMYGKLDVEKAITNGKLSITGNKEKFKEMLTLFDHFNLWVNIVTP, from the coding sequence ATGTTTGAAACTAAAGGATTATCATTTTTCCTAATACTATCGTATTTGTTTACTACCACTTTTTCTCAAAACGTTTCTTCTCAGGCGATGCCTCCTACTTTGGATACAGTTAAAAAAAATGAAAAAATTTATCGTGAATTAAATTTCAATGATAAGCAAGATTTTAATGATGCTAATAAGGGGTTCATAGCACCATTAATGGAAGATCAAATAAAAAATTCAAAAGGTGCTGTTATTTGGGATCGCAATCAATATTCAATAATGAATGAAGGGACTTCACCCTTAACAGTCAATCCATCCTTATGGAGACAAGCTCAATTACTAAATACTCCTGCACTTTATAAAGTAGTCGATGGGGTATATCAAATTCGTGGGCAAGATGTATCTATAATGACAATTGTAGAAGGTAAAACTGGTTTAATCATATTAGATGCATTATCAACAATTGAAACTGCTAAAGCAGCAATGGAATTATATTATGCGAATCGACCTAAAAAGTTAGTTAGTGCAGTAGCGATCAGTCATAGTCATGCTGATCATTTTGGAGGGGTAAAAGGAGTTATACAATACGCTAGTAATCCAGAAAAGGTACCAATTATTGCTCCATTAAACTTTTCGAAGGAAGTAGTAAGTGAGAATATCCTTTTAGGTAATATCATGTCACGAAGAGCTGGGTATATGTTCGGAAATCTTTTACCTGTAAATAAAAAAGGATATGTAACAAATGGGATTGGTCCTAGAATTAGTACAGGTACAATCAGCTTTCTGCCACCGACAGTTGAAATAAAAGATAAAGTACAAATGATGGAAATAGATGGAGTTAAGTTCAAGTTTTTATTAACCTTAAATACTGAAGCACCATCAGAAATGCATTATTACATAAATGATTACAAAACGTTAGTAGTGGCTGAAAATACCGGTCATACTATGCATAATTTTTATACCTTAAGAGGAGCAAAAACACGAGATGCTTCTGAGTGGGTGAAAGCTTTGGATGATACAATTAAGTTATTTGGTAAAGAAGAAATCGATACATTAATTACAGCACATAGCTGGCCGTTATGGGGGAAATCTCGTGTAATAGAACACCTTACTAAGCAACGAGATTTATATAAGTATATTCATGATCAAACAATTCGGCTAGCCAACCAAGGTTACACTGCAGATGAAATAGCTGAACAAATAAAATTACCTAGTAGTCTTGATAAATATTGGGCGAATCGAGGATATTATGGTGATTTGAAGCAAAATGCTAAAGCAGTTTACAACTATTATTTAGGTTATTTTAATGGTAATCCCTCTGATTTAGATCCACTCCCACAAGTAGAGACTGGAACGAAATATGTTCAATACATGGGTGGAGAAAAGAAGGTTCTTAAGCTTGCAAAACTGGATTTTGAGAAAGGTGAATATCGCTTTGTTGCTCAAGTTTTGAAAAACGTAGCCATGGCAAATCCAAATAACAAAGAGGCTAAGATCTTACTAGCTAAATCTTACGAGCAGTTAGGATACAGGGCCGAATCGGCAGCCTGGAGAAATGTTTATTTGACGGGTGCACAGGAATTGAGAAAAGGTATTAGGAAGACAGATGATTCACAAACATTCAGTACTGTAGACCAACAATCGATCTTAAATATGAGTGTAAAAGATTTTTTTGATTATCTTTCGATCACGCTTAATGGTCCAAAAGCAGAGAATAAGCGTTTTACATTTAACGTGAATTTTACTGATCTGAAAACAAATTACACATTTGATATAAAAGACGCCGTTTTAAATTATAGTGATGGTTTAACTGCTCCAAGTCCTGATGCAACATTAATTGTAGATAAAGTAACTTTTTATTTAATTATGTATGGGAAACTCGATGTAGAAAAGGCAATTACAAATGGAAAGTTAAGCATTACTGGGAATAAAGAGAAGTTTAAAGAGATGTTAACTTTATTTGATCACTTTAATCTTTGGGTTAATATCGTTACCCCATAA
- a CDS encoding spore germination protein, giving the protein MSFLFLGFCFGLKGISIGIIILIAYMVSIRPMRVPYLVPPFIPFNPKEMKDALFRRNLRKIINRKQTYPHKK; this is encoded by the coding sequence GTTCTGCTTTGGTTTAAAAGGGATTAGCATCGGAATCATTATTTTGATCGCTTATATGGTATCAATTAGGCCAATGAGGGTTCCATATTTGGTACCGCCGTTTATTCCATTTAACCCGAAAGAAATGAAAGATGCTCTGTTTAGAAGAAATTTAAGGAAGATTATTAATAGAAAACAGACATATCCTCATAAAAAATAA